ACGTGAAGGAGTTTCTGCAATCTTATCAGTCACCAGAAGTTGCTAAAGCGGCAGAAACCCTCTTTAACGGTGGCGCGGTGCCTGGCTGGTAATGATCAACCGTGCCGCGCCGGACGATTACATTTTTCTGGCGCGGCGGCGGGAATCCATTGAAATCAAAATCACCGATGACAGAATCAGTAGCGTTCCCAGCCAATCTGGTAATGTGAAGGTGATCCCCAGCAACAGCAAAGAGAGCAGCGCGCTACTTAATGGTTCTGCACAACTCAAAATACTGGCTTTCGGCCCGCCAATTAACTGTGCACCTTTCAGATACAGACTAAAGGTCAGCGAAGTTCCAATTACCACCAGATAGAAAAAAGCCAGAATCAGGCTGCCATTAACCACGAAATTTGTTCCTTGCCCGGCATAAAAGGGCAGCAGGACCAGCCCACCAATGAGCATACTCCAGCCGACCACGGGCAGCGTGCCGTAACGGGCAATGAGCGTTGAGGGGTATGTCGTATAGAATGCGGCAGCAAAGGCTGAAGCAACTCCCCAGAACAGCGCAGCAGGAGAGATCGACAACGATGTTGGATTACCGTGGGTGACCAGCAAAAATGTGCCTATCAGGGAGGTCAAAATCGCGGTAAATACCAGAATACCGGGGCGCGATTTTCGTACCAGTGAGAACCAGGCCACGATAATCGTTGGTGATAAAAATTGCAGCACCGTTGCTGTAGCTGCATTGGATTTTTCAATCGTCAGTAAGAAAGTTAGCTGGACGGTCAGGGCGCCAACAATGGAAAAAATAAGCAGGCTGATGGCATCTTTATGATTCTTAATGATTGAGAAGACTTTATCGCCGTGGATAAAAGAGAGCGTCAGCAGAATAAATCCGGCAAATATCAGTCGCGTCATGGTCAGAAACTGCGATGACATCTGACTTTGCTCCATGATGTATTGCGCGCAAACGCCTGAACTTCCCCATAATACGGCGGCAATCAGAACGTTCATCATCCCCTTTCTGGTGGAACCCATTTTTCCCTCTGCATACTGTTTTGTCGTTTATGTATGCAGGCATGATAGCAAAAATGGTGAGAATGACCCCTTCCGGTAAATCAGTCATTTGATGGGGCGAACATTTATGAAACGAGTGAAATACTTGTTAAACCGTCAGGTTATGACGTTATCATTTTGTTCAGACAGCGTGCTACTGTTCGCTTTTTAAACGCGAAGAATGCTATGCAAATCCATAAAGTGATCAAACCCGAGTTTGTGAAGAAGTTTTCCTGTGTCGGTCCCGACTGCCTGATTTCCTGTTGTCAGGGATGGCAAATAGATATCGATAAGAAAACTCATCATGATTACCTCAACGCACACCATCCGGAAATCTCCAGCCTGGCGAAAGAGAATTTGATGCTGGTGCGAAAAGGTAAACAAAGATATTCGAGAATTAAGCTGGACGCGCAGGGGCAGTGTCCGTTTCTCGACGAAAATAAACTCTGCCTGGTTCATCGCGAGCTGGGAGGCAACGCGCTTTCAGTTACCTGTTCTACTTATCCACGTTGTAAAAAGCACTACGCGGATACAACTCGTTATTCGATGACGCTTTCATGTCCAGAAGTAGCCCGGCTGGTATTGTTCGATGCCGACAGCATGTTAGTGCATGAACAAGATGAGCTGCTGGCGAAGGCGAAAAACAATATCATCGCCCGGCAGCAGCCGGTTAATCAGATCCAACAGATTGTGCATCTCTTTGCCTGGCACCTTCTACAGGCGCCATCGTTGAACGTTGAAGAGAACCTGATGGCGCTGGCACAGTTTATGGTTTATCTGCAGCGCATTGAGTTCGATCTGCATCGCCATTTTGCGCAGGCCGAACAGTATCATCAGGAACTATTAAGCGAGCTGGCGGCAGGTATAAGTTTGATTCATCGCTCAACGTCAACGGAGTCGGTTGGATTGAAGGTGCGCGCGCTGTCGGCATTGGGTTCACTTATCGCGAATGAAGGCGCCAGGGATAACATTATCGCTGGGGTGCATCGGAAGATGGCGGTGTATTTAAACATTACAGCCAGCACGGATAAGCAGGATCTGGTCGACAAGTTTGCAGTTCTGGATAAGCAATGGCAGCAGCTTTGCCAGGATTCTATCCTTAGCGCCCCGCATGTATTGCGTAATTTACTGACCTACAAAATTTACCACTGTCATTTTCCGGATGCTGATTTCTCAACGATCATGCGCCAGGTTTACCGTTTAATCCTCGATTATTTCTATATTAAGCATTTGTTGAGTGTGACATCGCTGGAAGTAACTCCAGATGAGGCAACGGTACTGAAAATTGTGGCGAGCCTTGCCGAGAAAACCTTGCATTCGCCAATTATCAATCAGCGGATGGATAAAGCGATCGACATGATCAATGCCGGGGACGATCTCTCCTGCCTGCTGTTGATTCGTTAAATTCGCCTGTCGGGGATTGGGTTAAGCGTTTGTCTGACATCTCGCTTCCGCTGTAATAAATATTAAGAACAACTTCGGTAAAGCAGGTTGAATCATGAACAGAAGAAATTATCTGCTTTAAACGGTATTACAAGGGATTGGTGAACGTCAGAAGAGGCATTTTGGCGGAGATCACAGGAGTCGTATTTTATAGTTAACTGCTTTGTTATAAAATAATTTTCTTTACTGATATTTCTAGATGCCCCCTGTTATGCCCCCAAATGATTTTGATTGTGAAGAAGGAAGGATTCAGTGCTACTTTGAGATTCCTGTCACTATAGTAAAGCAGCAATATCTCGTCTACTGAACCTGTAAGTTAGCCTTACAGGTTGTGAGGGGCCTGCTGCAATGATTATGTCAGAAATTAAGTTATCTTGTAGGTAGCGATTCTGGATAGTGTTTCGCAATAATATCATTAAGCCTGTCAACCAGTTCTGGTTTTCTGAACGTGATGTGCGCGGAGCCTTTCTTAAAGTATCTGATGCTGAACATCTCATCTTCATAGCTCTCTTTACCCTGAACAGACTGGATGTGATCATCCAGATGAATAGTGATGTTTTCCCGGTTGTCGGGGATCGGTTTGCCGCTGAACAGATGCAGCATTCTTTCCAGGTCGGCAAGTCGATCGGCCTGTGGGCCGTTGTTCAGATGAAATCCCCATTTGTCCCACCTCACCAGATTGTTGACGATAATTTTACTGCCAAATTTACAGGGTGAATTGTTTTTGTAATCCCAGCTCAGTCCCCTGAAGACGTTGATCACCCCTCGCTCAAACACCTCATCCTTACTCCGGTGCAGTCGTTCGAATGTACTCAGGATATTCGCCTCGCTGATTTCCGGAAAGTTATCGTATTCCAGTGACCGATACCATGTGTCCCGGGCCTGCGCATCCATCAGACTCAGCATCCCGGAACGTTGCATCAGGTCACGCCAGATTTCGCGGTCAAGGTTGCGGGTGATGGCTTTCATTGCTGTTTCAGGTTTCTCCATGAACCAGCATCCGCAGCGAAAATCCTGTTTCATCGCCCAGTCCCGGGCGCTTTTACCACCAATGCTTTTTGTCAGTACTGAGATTTCAGTCAGTTGCCGGATAAGCGTTTCGGTTTGTTGCAGTGCTGCATTCCGTACCGTCACAACGTGTCGGATACTGGTGGAGCAGATAACGTCCGTATGCCCGGTGACCACTTCCGGATGGGAGATTGTGATGTTTGACATTATCGGTTTCCCTTTTGGTTTATAAACGAAAACGCCAGCCGTATTCAGGCTGGCGTCAGGGTAATGAAGCGTGGTGAGTGATATTCACCGGTTCTGGTGCAGAAGCTGCAGATGACGCAGGGTACGGACATCCTCTCTGGCCTGTTCGATACAGGGCAACAGTGCTGCCGAATCCGTTTTATCCTCATCGTTGTCAAAGATAATTTCCGATTCGCAGTCAATATTGTCCTGCAGCCACACAATCAGAATATCCAGCGCCGTTTCTGTGGTTAATGATTCCATACTGTGTCTTTTGTCCAGGTTACCAGTTGAAAGTGGGTAACCCCGGCAGACATCCGGCACTGGTATCCAGATGAATGAGACTGACGCCATAACGCCGGATAAGTGTGACAACCAGACGGCGGAACGTTTTTGACAGCCCCAGGCGTTTAAGCCGCAGAACCGGGTATGACCACGCATCGGTACGTAACAGATAGCCGCTACCTGTGAAATGAATCCATTCTGATTCACCGAAGTCACTGGTCTGGTGTGACAGCGAGTACAGCCAGGCGTTGTCCTTTTCAGTGATATGTGCGGTACTGCAGCGTATGCCGGAAAGAGTCGTAAACGGTGGTGGTGTGCAGGTTGACTGTTGGTCGGATTCCTCCACCACGCGGAGTGAATAATCGTTTTCAGCGACTTTGTTAATCAGTTCAGCGAGCTCAATACCATCGACGTCAACGACAATTCGCCCCATGTTCAGTGCCTGCACGTTAATGCTGTCGGCTTCCAGCGTCAGGGAAAGTTTCATCGTTTCACCTCAGTATGCTTACCCAGGGTAATGTTATTTACCGTTCTGTAATTGTCGCGGGTCATCAGGCCGGTCGCCCGGCGAGCCCGGAGGATATCGATGCTGTTTATTAACTGAGAGCGGGTACAGGTGCTGAATTCCGGCTGGTCGGTTCGTACCAGCGCGTATTTTTCAACGAGAAAGTTCACCGCATCACACAGTGAAATACCTGCCTCAATATGCTGCTCAATCACACGTTCATCAGCGAACGGTGTGTCATTCAGCGTAAGGCCGTAATGCTGGTCCAGCAGTCGGGTGAGCAGTGTCTGCCAGATGGTGACGGGAGACGGGCAGCGCGATGCCTCCCGTACGTGTGTATCGGGTAATGTTTTCATACTGAAGATTTTCCTGATATGCAGATATAAAAAATGGGAAAGTGGCGTGGTGAAAACACCAGGCCGGAGCAGAAGATTATTCTGATGATTTACTTTTTCGTTTCGGGCGTCGGATAAACAGCCAGATAAACGTAACCACAACTGCCGAGGGTATCGGCTGCGCAGGTCAGCCCTCTGGCATACAGCGTGACGGTATGCTGATGGTGGGGATTCAGTTCACCGCTGGTGAGCATGAGTTCCAGTTGTTTCATCAGCAGCGGAAAGGCCTGGTCCAGATGGTACGCATCCGCGTCGCTGAACCGGCCTCTGATACCCGCACGGTCGGCAAGGTAATGCAACCGGTTACCCTCCTGCACCAGACGGGCGCCGAAACAGGGCGTCACGGTGCAGGGGAGCCCCCACCAGGGACGGTCGTGATTGTCGTCGGGAAGCATTGTCCCGGAGAGTATGTCTGACACGATAAAATCCTCACAGAAAATCGGTTAAGAATGGTCCGGTGGTGGCGATAATTCGGCTCATCAGAATGTCCGTCCTGATTCAGTTCAGGGTGACGCTCATCAGCCGGACATACGGGCCAAAACTGTCCTTACGGCGTTCAGCAAAAACGGCCAGCACACCGGGAATATCCTGCACTTCACGACCGGTATACGCCTCAGCACTGCCGTACCAGCGGTACTTACCGGTACAGAACGGAAAAAGACGGGATGCAGGATTTTGTTGATGAATACGCATGGCTTCACCACGGGTGATAATTTTCATGGTGGGATACCTCTGAAGACAGAAGATAAAAGTGAAAACAAGTGTGATGTGGTTGTGACGGTGACGGGTTAAAGCAGACCGTGTTCCGCAAAGGAGAAAACCTGGCTGCCACCGACTATCAGATGGTCCGGTACCCGGATATCAACCAGGGCCAGTGCCTGAACCAGACGTTCAGTAATAAGCCGGTCAGCCTTACTGGGGGTGACTTCACCGGACGGGTGATTGTGTGCCAGCACCACGGCAGCGGCATTGTGGTACAGGGCGCGTTTAATCACCTCCCGGGGATGGACTTCCGTGCGGTTGATGGTGCCGGTGAAGAGGGTTTCACCGGCAATCAACTGATTCTGGTTGTTCAGATACAGCACCCGGAACTCTTCCCGCTCCAGTCCCGCCATGTTCAGAATCAGCCACTCCCGTGCCGCATGCGTGGAGGTGAAGGCCACGCCGGGTTCATGAAGATGGCGGTCCAGGGTTTTCAGGGCCCGCTGAATGAGGCTGCGCTCGCCGGGCGTCATCTCTCCGGGCAGAAAGGAAAGCTGCTGCATTGTGCCTCTCTCCATTCAGTCGATGATGCGCATAATGGCGCTGCATTCCGGATGCTGCAGGGCGTAATCCCGCAGCCGGTAATAATGGACCGTCATGGCATAACATTCCGTACGACAGGCGTGATGGCTGTACGCCATCAGACAGGCGGCAATGCCGGCGGCTTCCGGACTCATTTCAGCGCGGTTACCGTTCATGGCATTGAACAGTCCCCATGTTTCGTCATCATCGTCATCCGGTTCGGGTGCCATAAATGCCCCGCCGTTGTTCAGGGTGTACAGATTCCAGATACCGCCACAGTAGTCTTCGCACAGACGGTCCATCCAGCCGAAGATACGGGGCTCCAGGGTCACCCACTGTGGAATGAGGCCAAAATGCTGCGGCCAGAAGCTGATGCGCTGTTCATCAGGGACGAGGGTGGCAACCAGCTGAGGTTGGTTATTCCCTGGTGCTGTAGCTGAAGAAAGATCAGTTGTGTTCTGAGAAACGACTTTCATGTGTGAAATCCTTACAATGTGAATAAATGAGAGGGAGTAAAGGTCGGGGGGCTGACAACATCACGTTCATCACTGACCGAGAGACCCGGTAATTTCAGGGATGAATGCAATTCGGCTGAAATTCCGGACAGCCGTACGCGTAATCGTTCCGGTCACAGGCGGATGGTCAGATGCCATTGCCTGTACTAAGTCTGCACAGCCTGAGTTCTCCGGGACGATAAAGCAGACGGGTACACCAGGCGCACAGGTCATCATCAGAAATGGAACGACACCCCGGCAGCGCCTCCGGGGCGTCGGGTGATTCAGGGACAGGCTGCATCAGCGCATGCTCTCCAGCAGCGTTTCTGCCATCACCCACAACGCGCGATTGAGCTTAATGTCAGTGTCGATGCTGTGAATGGCTCGGGTATGGATACGTTTTCCTTTTGCACTGTGCCCGGGAATGCCGCCTTTCATCAGATTTTCCTGGATGGTCTGCCAGGCACTCCACAGGTCCTTACCGTAATCCTCCCTGCGTCGTGGTGTCAGAATGTCGGCAGTGGTGACGGGCTGATGTTCGTCACCATAACGGTAAGTCAGGGCTGCCTGTGCCAGCGCCTGACGTGCCGGTGGTGGCAGAACCAGCGACTGCATGGCATCACGCTTTTCCTCAATCTGGTCAAAAACGCCCACCACTTCGTAAGCCCCTTCGATAACTTTTTCCACCACGTTTCCCCGGTGTGGTACCCGGACTTCTCCCAGAGACTGACCACAGACAAGGCCATTGGTACAGATGGCACGAAAATATCCGGGTAACATCTGGTAGCTGGATGAACCGTCATGAGAGTTGAGCAGAATAATTTCAGGGACATGCTGACCGGTTATCTCTCCGTCCCGCCGCAGACGCAGCATGTGTTTTGTGTATTCCCGGCGACTCTGGTCACGCACACGGGTCTGGCAGGCGAAGAATGGCTGAAAGCCTTCCTGCTGCAGTTTTTCCAGGACGGTGATGGTGGGAATGTACGCATACCGCTCACTGCGGGAGGTATGCCGGCCTTCACCGAAAATACTCGGTACGTAGTGCATCAGCTCTTCGTGTGTCAGCGGACGGTCACGGCGTATCTGGTTTACATGACCAAAATGACTGGCTAATCGCATAATTGCTCCTTATGAATGATTAAGCGGTATAAATGAAAAAGCCGCGTCTTCCGGAGAAGGCGCGACCTGATGGGTGAAATGAATGGCGTTTATTGTCTGAGAAGCCCTTCACTGGCGAGCCACACATTAAGCTGTTTTCCGGCGTTAGACTCAAAATTCCAGCACCGCCAGCGCAACTGACCTTCAGCATTACGGATAACCAGCCGGAAATGCGTTCCCTGGTCATCTTCAATAAACACATTGCTGTAAACCGTTGTGACGGCAACCGCCTGTTCGCGTGAGAAAGGGCCTTCGGGCAATAAACGTGATGTACAACCCGGCATATCTGTTACTCCCTGAAAGTAAAAGGCCCCGGTCATAATGACCGGGGCCTGAAGGGGAGTGACCTGATTATCAGAAAGTCACATTCAGCATGGCCTGACCGTTATAGCCTTCAGCGCTGCTGCCGCTGACACTGTGGGCATAACCGGCCTGAACGCCCAGGGTGATATTTTCCCGGACACGGGCTTCCAGTCCGGCCTGCAGGTCCAGTGACGTGCCATTCTGGGACGGTGAGAACGTCATGTTACTGCCGGCTGCGGCTGTACCCATGCTCATGTCACCCCGGGAGCTGAAGGTGCGGATAACAGAAGGCTGTACCCACCAGTTCACCGGCAGTTCACTCACACTGTGTTTTGCACTGTCGCGCAGGGTGTCACGGGATGAGGTGCCTTCACCAAAGCTCATATCGTTGTGGCTGCCCAGACGGAAGCCGGCACGCACATGTTGTGCACTGCCATGCCCGAACTTCACATAACCGGTGTTATCCTGGCCGTCATCCAGGGAGAGTCCCTGCCAGGTGTACTGCAGTTGTGGCTCCAGCATCAGATTGTCAGTGATACTGAAGGGCAGACCGGTTTCCAGTGAGCCCAGCCAGCCCCAGCCCCGGGCGCGGAAGTCGTTATTGTCCGATGACGCTTTCATGCTGTGGCGGGTTCCCTGGGCCACAATGTCAGCCCACAGGCCGGAGGGCGTGTGTACCAGATTCAGGTATCCGCCCAGGCTGCCGGCATCATCCCGGACCGTGCCGGCGCGGGAGCCGTCATCATCCTTAACATCAACGGAAGAATGGCCTGCAGCACCATACACCCCTGTCGTCAGAGACATACCGGCAACCTCTGTTCTGAGCAGGTCACCCTCCAGACGGACGAAGCCATAGCTGCCGCTGCTTTCCGGCGTGGCCCCACGGGCAATACCGCCGTTGTTATCGTGACCGAGATGACCGCCCTGAATGCTGAGACGGACGCTGTTATTTTCACCGCTTACACCGGTCTGATGGCTGCGGGAGCCTGCCAGAATCCGGTCATAGTCCATTGCCTGTATCAGCATGGAGGCATACAGGGGGACTTCAGCACGATAAGCATTTTCACTGCGCAGGTACCAGTCTTCATCGCTGTCACGGTTCAGAGTGTAGTTAAAGGCGCCGGCCTGAAGCGGGCGACTCAGGGCAAACGCACCTTCTTCTGTGGTGGCACCATTCTGTGCATCCACAACCCGGATACCCTGTCCGGAGGTTGCCACCCCGAGGTTACTGTTTCCGACATTTGTAAACGCAAGCCAGGTTTTGCCGGTTGCCTGACCACCATTAATCACCAGCTGGTCAGAGGCATTGCTGCCATCAAGGCGAACACGCATATTGATGGTGCCACCCTGACCGGTGAGGTTACTGGTGGTCAGTTTATGGAACGTTACCGGGGAGTCGCCTTTTGCAACAGCACGGCTCAGCGCGGCTTCTTGTGTCATCTGATTATCAAAGTGAATCTCCCCTGCGTTAACAATATCGCCGGTACTGACCACATCACCATTCAGTACCATGCTGGCGCCTTTACTGAGCTGTGTTCTGCCACTCAGACTTCCCCCGGCTGCCAGTGTCAGTGTTCCACGATGTCCGACAGTGGTGTTGCTGGCCTGTCCCCCGGCATTAACCGTAAAGCTGCCGCCATTTTCCAGCAGCAGGCCGCTGGCCTGACCGGATATGCCATCAATACTGAACTTACCGCTGGCATTGGTCCCCTCAACAGTGGCACCACTGTCTGCAATCAGGGCACCACCGGATGTCATGGTGACACCTGTTGCCTTACCACCGGCAGACACTGCCAGGGTACCGCCGTCATCCACCAGTGTTTTCCAGGCTGAATGGCCCTCCAGTACATCCAGACGACCGCCATTTTCCAGAACGACGTTATCTGCCATGCCATTTCCCACGGAGAAATTCCCCAGACGGTTTGTGCCGGTGACAGTTGCAGCAGTACTGGTAACCAGTGCACCGCCCGTGTTCTGGATGACTGCAGTGGCTTCCCCGCCAGCATGTACCCTCAGTTCACCGTTCTGATTTATGGTGGTGTTACCAGCAGCGCCACCTGCCTTAACAACCTGCCAGCCCCCCTCGTTAATTACCGTGTTCAGCACCAGTCCGTCCTTGTGCACATACTGGTAACCGCCATTCAGTGTGGTATTCAGAGCCCTTCCGTGTACCGACTGGTCACCACCTGCGTAAATGAGAGTGTCACGGGCTATCCCGGAAGATAAGATAATCTGCCGTCCATTTTTGTTGATGGTGGTAGATTCTGCTGTTCCCTGGACCTTCTGACCCGTGTCCGAGTTGTCAGAATCCGGGCCGCCTTCTGAGCCGGTGTTGATGATGGTTCCTGTTGCCAGTCCGCCACTTTTAACGCTCTGGTAACCATCGCGGTTAATAATTGTACCGGTGGCAACCCCGCCTTCATGAACCCACTGCTCGCCTCTGTTAATCAGTGTGGTGTTCACCGCCAGTCCGTTCAGGCTCTGCCCCCCGCCGTCACGAATAACCGTATCACTGGCTGTTCCCCCCTCCAGCACTACCTGACGACCATTTGTGGTGACAGTGGTGTTTCTGGCTGTGCCGCCACTCTGTATCCATTGCCCACCGGTGTTTTCTTCACTGTCCGGCCCCAGTTCCAGCCCGGTACTGATGGTCATTCCGTTGGCTGAACCGAAGACAATCTGGTTGTCGTGATTTGCCAGTGTTCCGCCGTTCACGGTTTCTCCTGCCTGTACAACCGTGTCAGCAGCCAGTGCCGGAACTGACGTGACAGCCGCAAGAGATAGTGCAACCGCCACACCGGCGCGTTTTCCCCGTGAGCGGGCCAGTTCGGAAGCCACCACCAGGGTGCCTGTAATGTGATTCCATACCAGCCTGTAGCTGGTGTTCAGATGTCGTTTCATCAGCTTTTCCTTACAGAGGGTGAATAAAAAAGCCGGTACCCACAAAAGTGGATACCGGCAGGTACAAAATAGCATGGTCAGATAAAGTGGTTTTTCCCGGATATAAATGCTCCCCCTCTCTCATCCGCCAGAGAAGTATCAGTCCGTTGTGTGCAATTCCGTTCTGCATGATGAAGAGATTCAGCTGCCTTTACGCAGGCCATTAACCACTATAAACGATCGATAGTAACGATCGATACCTGTTTAATCGATCGTTTTATTCTATTGATAGCAGGACTGTCACGCAAGAGAAACAGGAGGGTGTGAGGTGTTTGTGTCATGTTTTCAGTTGGTTAACGCAATGTAATCATGCATTTCCCCTGGCAGACTGTTCAGAAGAAAATCCAGTTCCATACCGCGCGGGCAACAGAGACCACCGTGTCACGGACGGCACGCAGAACCGTGCGTGCAACAGAGGCAACACAGACGCTCTCCGCCGTGTCAAATATCCGGTCCACCGCACCGGTAAACTGTTCACGGGCCTGAGACCGGACAGACTCCGTGCGCAGCTCGTCCTGCAGGCGGGTCATCAGGGGGCTGGCGGCATGGTCGGGAAGCGCTGTCATGAGCGCACTGACCAGTGTATCCAGTTCCCAGCCAGTGCGGGCCGATACGGCAACAACCGGATGTACGGGCCGGAACAACCGGAATACCGCATCTGTTTTCTCACGAATGTTCTGTTCTTGTGCGGGAGAAGGCTGAATACCTGCCATATCCCATTCATGGCAGGGCTCCGTTTTGTCGGCCTGCGTCACCACAAACAGCACCTGCTGATGTCCCCGGTGCAGTATGTG
The DNA window shown above is from Escherichia sp. E4742 and carries:
- the fliB gene encoding flagellin lysine-N-methylase encodes the protein MQIHKVIKPEFVKKFSCVGPDCLISCCQGWQIDIDKKTHHDYLNAHHPEISSLAKENLMLVRKGKQRYSRIKLDAQGQCPFLDENKLCLVHRELGGNALSVTCSTYPRCKKHYADTTRYSMTLSCPEVARLVLFDADSMLVHEQDELLAKAKNNIIARQQPVNQIQQIVHLFAWHLLQAPSLNVEENLMALAQFMVYLQRIEFDLHRHFAQAEQYHQELLSELAAGISLIHRSTSTESVGLKVRALSALGSLIANEGARDNIIAGVHRKMAVYLNITASTDKQDLVDKFAVLDKQWQQLCQDSILSAPHVLRNLLTYKIYHCHFPDADFSTIMRQVYRLILDYFYIKHLLSVTSLEVTPDEATVLKIVASLAEKTLHSPIINQRMDKAIDMINAGDDLSCLLLIR
- a CDS encoding DUF4942 domain-containing protein → MSNITISHPEVVTGHTDVICSTSIRHVVTVRNAALQQTETLIRQLTEISVLTKSIGGKSARDWAMKQDFRCGCWFMEKPETAMKAITRNLDREIWRDLMQRSGMLSLMDAQARDTWYRSLEYDNFPEISEANILSTFERLHRSKDEVFERGVINVFRGLSWDYKNNSPCKFGSKIIVNNLVRWDKWGFHLNNGPQADRLADLERMLHLFSGKPIPDNRENITIHLDDHIQSVQGKESYEDEMFSIRYFKKGSAHITFRKPELVDRLNDIIAKHYPESLPTR
- a CDS encoding DUF957 domain-containing protein; its protein translation is MESLTTETALDILIVWLQDNIDCESEIIFDNDEDKTDSAALLPCIEQAREDVRTLRHLQLLHQNR
- a CDS encoding DUF5983 family protein codes for the protein MKLSLTLEADSINVQALNMGRIVVDVDGIELAELINKVAENDYSLRVVEESDQQSTCTPPPFTTLSGIRCSTAHITEKDNAWLYSLSHQTSDFGESEWIHFTGSGYLLRTDAWSYPVLRLKRLGLSKTFRRLVVTLIRRYGVSLIHLDTSAGCLPGLPTFNW
- a CDS encoding TA system toxin CbtA family protein; protein product: MKTLPDTHVREASRCPSPVTIWQTLLTRLLDQHYGLTLNDTPFADERVIEQHIEAGISLCDAVNFLVEKYALVRTDQPEFSTCTRSQLINSIDILRARRATGLMTRDNYRTVNNITLGKHTEVKR
- a CDS encoding type IV toxin-antitoxin system YeeU family antitoxin gives rise to the protein MSDILSGTMLPDDNHDRPWWGLPCTVTPCFGARLVQEGNRLHYLADRAGIRGRFSDADAYHLDQAFPLLMKQLELMLTSGELNPHHQHTVTLYARGLTCAADTLGSCGYVYLAVYPTPETKK
- a CDS encoding DUF987 domain-containing protein, encoding MKIITRGEAMRIHQQNPASRLFPFCTGKYRWYGSAEAYTGREVQDIPGVLAVFAERRKDSFGPYVRLMSVTLN
- a CDS encoding JAB domain-containing protein; this translates as MQQLSFLPGEMTPGERSLIQRALKTLDRHLHEPGVAFTSTHAAREWLILNMAGLEREEFRVLYLNNQNQLIAGETLFTGTINRTEVHPREVIKRALYHNAAAVVLAHNHPSGEVTPSKADRLITERLVQALALVDIRVPDHLIVGGSQVFSFAEHGLL
- a CDS encoding antirestriction protein, with translation MKVVSQNTTDLSSATAPGNNQPQLVATLVPDEQRISFWPQHFGLIPQWVTLEPRIFGWMDRLCEDYCGGIWNLYTLNNGGAFMAPEPDDDDDETWGLFNAMNGNRAEMSPEAAGIAACLMAYSHHACRTECYAMTVHYYRLRDYALQHPECSAIMRIID
- a CDS encoding DUF932 domain-containing protein; its protein translation is MRLASHFGHVNQIRRDRPLTHEELMHYVPSIFGEGRHTSRSERYAYIPTITVLEKLQQEGFQPFFACQTRVRDQSRREYTKHMLRLRRDGEITGQHVPEIILLNSHDGSSSYQMLPGYFRAICTNGLVCGQSLGEVRVPHRGNVVEKVIEGAYEVVGVFDQIEEKRDAMQSLVLPPPARQALAQAALTYRYGDEHQPVTTADILTPRRREDYGKDLWSAWQTIQENLMKGGIPGHSAKGKRIHTRAIHSIDTDIKLNRALWVMAETLLESMR
- a CDS encoding DUF905 family protein gives rise to the protein MPGCTSRLLPEGPFSREQAVAVTTVYSNVFIEDDQGTHFRLVIRNAEGQLRWRCWNFESNAGKQLNVWLASEGLLRQ
- the cah gene encoding calcium-binding autotransporter Cah — protein: MKRHLNTSYRLVWNHITGTLVVASELARSRGKRAGVAVALSLAAVTSVPALAADTVVQAGETVNGGTLANHDNQIVFGSANGMTISTGLELGPDSEENTGGQWIQSGGTARNTTVTTNGRQVVLEGGTASDTVIRDGGGQSLNGLAVNTTLINRGEQWVHEGGVATGTIINRDGYQSVKSGGLATGTIINTGSEGGPDSDNSDTGQKVQGTAESTTINKNGRQIILSSGIARDTLIYAGGDQSVHGRALNTTLNGGYQYVHKDGLVLNTVINEGGWQVVKAGGAAGNTTINQNGELRVHAGGEATAVIQNTGGALVTSTAATVTGTNRLGNFSVGNGMADNVVLENGGRLDVLEGHSAWKTLVDDGGTLAVSAGGKATGVTMTSGGALIADSGATVEGTNASGKFSIDGISGQASGLLLENGGSFTVNAGGQASNTTVGHRGTLTLAAGGSLSGRTQLSKGASMVLNGDVVSTGDIVNAGEIHFDNQMTQEAALSRAVAKGDSPVTFHKLTTSNLTGQGGTINMRVRLDGSNASDQLVINGGQATGKTWLAFTNVGNSNLGVATSGQGIRVVDAQNGATTEEGAFALSRPLQAGAFNYTLNRDSDEDWYLRSENAYRAEVPLYASMLIQAMDYDRILAGSRSHQTGVSGENNSVRLSIQGGHLGHDNNGGIARGATPESSGSYGFVRLEGDLLRTEVAGMSLTTGVYGAAGHSSVDVKDDDGSRAGTVRDDAGSLGGYLNLVHTPSGLWADIVAQGTRHSMKASSDNNDFRARGWGWLGSLETGLPFSITDNLMLEPQLQYTWQGLSLDDGQDNTGYVKFGHGSAQHVRAGFRLGSHNDMSFGEGTSSRDTLRDSAKHSVSELPVNWWVQPSVIRTFSSRGDMSMGTAAAGSNMTFSPSQNGTSLDLQAGLEARVRENITLGVQAGYAHSVSGSSAEGYNGQAMLNVTF
- a CDS encoding GTPase family protein; this translates as MNPSDAIEAIEKPLSSLPYSLSRHILEHLRKLTSHEPVIGIMGKSGAGKSSLCNALFQGEVTPVSDVHAGTREVRRFRLSGHGHCMVITDLPGVGESRDRDAEYEALYRDILPELDLVLWLIKADDRALSMDEYFWRHILHRGHQQVLFVVTQADKTEPCHEWDMAGIQPSPAQEQNIREKTDAVFRLFRPVHPVVAVSARTGWELDTLVSALMTALPDHAASPLMTRLQDELRTESVRSQAREQFTGAVDRIFDTAESVCVASVARTVLRAVRDTVVSVARAVWNWIFF